From Helicobacter sp. MIT 21-1697, a single genomic window includes:
- a CDS encoding F0F1 ATP synthase subunit C, whose product MKFLALLCLGMVGFAFGAEVSGLDMIKSYSVAGAVIGLGIAALGGAIGMGHAAAATISGTARNPGISGKLLGTMFIALALIEAQVIYTLVLALIALYANPFLS is encoded by the coding sequence ATGAAATTTTTGGCTCTTTTATGTTTAGGAATGGTAGGCTTTGCCTTTGGTGCAGAAGTAAGCGGATTAGATATGATTAAATCATATTCAGTCGCTGGTGCTGTTATTGGTCTGGGTATAGCAGCGCTTGGTGGTGCTATTGGTATGGGACACGCTGCTGCTGCGACAATTTCAGGAACAGCGCGTAATCCCGGAATCAGCGGTAAATTGCTCGGAACAATGTTTATTGCACTTGCTTTGATTGAAGCACAAGTAATTTATACATTGGTTTTAGCTCTTATTGCTCTTTACGCTAATCCTTTTCTTTCTTAA
- a CDS encoding phosphoribosyltransferase has translation MQNVVFEHTEDALKPLLDAINIKSLPLSNAILISIGREGVILAHTLAQKLKIPMEFLFTQTIASPLNPECPIAVVSEDMEMLINENLVNAFDISPDYVYNEAQRQYEEVILPSLYQFKKGEGLESLKGKDVLLFDIGIETGLRMGVAIKTCMNMKAKSLCVIAPVMPKSVYDFLCEICDDVCCPYPLENYVSTSHYFPHLNMLDDEAFEEALNQTTTQKDT, from the coding sequence ATGCAAAATGTTGTATTTGAGCACACAGAAGATGCCTTAAAACCTTTGCTTGATGCGATAAATATCAAAAGTCTTCCCTTATCTAATGCGATTTTAATAAGCATAGGGCGTGAAGGAGTGATACTTGCGCATACGCTTGCTCAAAAACTAAAGATTCCAATGGAATTTCTTTTTACTCAAACTATTGCCTCTCCGCTTAATCCAGAATGTCCTATTGCTGTGGTAAGTGAAGATATGGAAATGTTGATTAATGAAAATTTAGTCAATGCTTTTGATATTAGCCCTGATTATGTTTATAATGAAGCACAAAGACAATATGAAGAGGTTATCTTGCCTTCTTTATATCAATTCAAAAAAGGTGAAGGTTTGGAATCGTTGAAAGGTAAAGATGTGCTACTCTTTGATATTGGTATAGAGACGGGTTTGCGTATGGGTGTAGCAATTAAGACTTGTATGAATATGAAAGCAAAAAGTCTTTGTGTCATTGCACCTGTAATGCCAAAGAGTGTTTATGATTTTTTATGTGAGATTTGCGATGATGTCTGTTGTCCTTATCCTCTTGAAAATTATGTAAGCACTTCACATTATTTTCCGCATTTAAATATGCTTGATGATGAAGCATTTGAGGAAGCATTAAACCAAACTACAACACAAAAGGATACATAA
- the radA gene encoding DNA repair protein RadA, whose amino-acid sequence MAKKTSVFECQFCGWQSAKWLGKCSSCGSWDSLIELKPTQIKIIQSTKSNPQSSSNAIPITQVSFENIERFSSFEEELDIVLGGGIVPGGLYLIGGSPGVGKSTLLLKIAGEIAKKAHKKILYVSGEESAGQIKMRASRLGAISEALFLLNEIDLHIIQNALNEQEFALCVIDSIQTIYSPDITSAPGSISQVREVTFALMRLAKERNISIFIIGHITKEGSIAGPRILEHMVDCVLYFEGDPSRELRMLRGFKNRFGTTSEIGIFEMKEGGLVSAKNASKLFFTQKSAQAGSAIAVILEGSRALVIEIQALVSESAYPKRSCTGFDTNRLNMLLALLERKLELPLGRYDVFVNVAGGIKISEPSADLAVIASIISSFRNRVLNAKTAFIGEVSLVGDIREVSNIDTRLKELESYGFNKVILAKKPSNPPSTLKCFETNEVSRILEWM is encoded by the coding sequence ATGGCAAAAAAAACCTCTGTTTTTGAATGTCAATTTTGTGGGTGGCAAAGTGCAAAATGGCTTGGCAAATGCAGTAGCTGCGGGAGCTGGGATTCTCTTATAGAGCTTAAGCCTACTCAAATAAAAATCATACAATCCACCAAGTCCAATCCTCAAAGTTCATCAAATGCTATCCCTATCACACAAGTAAGCTTTGAAAACATTGAACGTTTTAGTTCCTTTGAAGAAGAGTTAGATATTGTATTAGGTGGAGGCATTGTCCCGGGTGGGCTATATCTCATAGGTGGGAGTCCGGGAGTAGGAAAATCCACGCTTTTACTCAAAATCGCTGGAGAAATTGCTAAAAAAGCTCACAAAAAGATTCTCTATGTGAGCGGTGAGGAAAGTGCAGGACAAATCAAAATGCGTGCTTCTCGGCTTGGGGCAATAAGTGAAGCATTATTTTTACTCAATGAAATTGATTTGCATATCATTCAAAATGCACTTAATGAGCAAGAATTTGCTCTATGTGTGATAGATTCTATCCAAACGATTTATTCACCCGATATTACTTCTGCACCCGGTTCTATCTCGCAAGTGCGCGAAGTTACTTTTGCACTTATGAGACTTGCCAAAGAGCGCAATATAAGCATTTTTATCATTGGGCACATTACCAAAGAAGGCTCAATCGCTGGACCTAGAATCTTAGAACATATGGTAGATTGTGTGCTATATTTTGAAGGGGACCCCAGCCGAGAGCTTAGAATGCTAAGGGGATTTAAAAACCGCTTTGGCACGACAAGTGAAATTGGCATTTTTGAGATGAAAGAGGGAGGATTAGTAAGCGCTAAAAATGCTTCAAAACTTTTTTTTACACAAAAAAGTGCTCAAGCAGGGAGTGCCATAGCTGTGATACTTGAAGGGAGTCGTGCGCTTGTTATTGAGATTCAAGCACTCGTATCTGAATCTGCTTATCCTAAACGCTCTTGCACGGGCTTTGATACTAATCGCCTTAATATGCTCCTTGCCCTTTTAGAGCGCAAACTTGAACTTCCGTTAGGACGTTATGATGTCTTTGTCAATGTCGCAGGAGGCATTAAAATCAGCGAACCAAGCGCAGACCTTGCCGTAATTGCAAGCATCATCTCAAGCTTCCGCAATAGAGTGCTGAATGCAAAAACCGCTTTTATAGGTGAAGTCTCGCTCGTAGGCGATATACGAGAGGTAAGCAATATTGATACGCGCTTAAAAGAGCTTGAGAGCTATGGATTTAATAAAGTCATACTTGCTAAAAAACCATCTAATCCACCATCTACGCTTAAATGTTTTGAAACAAATGAGGTAAGCAGAATCTTAGAATGGATGTGA
- a CDS encoding 5-formyltetrahydrofolate cyclo-ligase, with translation MFWVSLYPKKGLTITKQDFRLSAKARLKQRSIYGYFADKSLNRFLLSYLQAKSVRNILVYMPFGNEVDIFPLICELRKKKYRVFVPFIQELSFKMIPLRMPFHKNKYGIYESNNSIFKLIKADAVIIPVLGIDKHFRRIGFGRGMYDRFMSHLKGKVHTIFVARSPNYAPSVITEHYDVQGDCFFTPSALCIRKHNGSMVCNRKHNLWVISRRECISHQQKDISF, from the coding sequence ATGTTTTGGGTATCATTATATCCAAAAAAAGGATTAACAATTACCAAACAAGACTTTAGATTAAGTGCAAAGGCACGATTAAAACAACGCTCCATTTATGGATATTTTGCAGATAAATCTTTAAATAGATTCCTTTTGTCATATCTACAAGCAAAAAGTGTTCGCAATATCCTCGTATATATGCCTTTTGGCAATGAAGTGGATATTTTTCCTCTTATTTGCGAACTTCGCAAAAAAAAATATCGTGTTTTTGTTCCTTTTATACAAGAACTTAGCTTTAAAATGATACCATTACGAATGCCGTTTCATAAAAATAAATACGGCATTTATGAGTCAAACAATTCTATATTTAAATTAATAAAAGCTGATGCGGTGATTATCCCCGTTTTGGGCATTGATAAGCATTTTAGACGAATAGGTTTTGGGAGGGGTATGTATGATAGATTTATGTCCCATCTTAAAGGCAAAGTTCATACTATTTTCGTAGCAAGAAGTCCAAATTACGCTCCAAGCGTTATTACAGAGCACTATGATGTGCAGGGGGATTGTTTTTTTACACCATCAGCTTTATGTATAAGGAAGCACAATGGGAGTATGGTATGCAATAGGAAGCATAATCTTTGGGTTATTAGTCGGCGTGAGTGTATATCTCATCAGCAGAAAGATATTTCATTCTAA
- a CDS encoding polyribonucleotide nucleotidyltransferase — protein sequence MQRIELEFDNLSEQYSFNYVAQAANGGILYQNGGSVLLATICTQENEKYDDEFLPLSVQYIEKTYANNKFPSGFIKREGKPSEFEILTSRLIDRTLRPLFPKGYTYTTSIVVMVLSYDGKSDLQLNALNAAACALYVSDLPLQSLRDKAVSGVRIGRKDGHFIINPTMEQLGESELDLFVSGRGDELLMIEMKSIRTASGANELSEEHLLEALEYAKNYLKNATQTYHQHFAPYKKPPFAFESPNNELDEQLLHIIQTRYHTSITEALTHMAKSERHTQLKALIRQVVRECEIEDEKKVQEHIMAYKKKLVREMILQSRIRADGRGLKDVRPISIQTNILPFAHGSVLFTRGQTQALVSATIGGDNDAQNYEMLGSKNALKKRFLFHYNFPSFSVGEASMIGSVGRRELGHGNLAKRALQSSVQEQDKTIRLVSEILESNGSSSMASVCGGSLALCACGIQVESLIAGVAMGLVTQDEQYAILTDISGLEDHDGDMDFKVAGGYKGISAMQMDIKLGGVTQEILSQALFQAKEARQQILAIMEEARAKIVLNDAILPKSESFMIPPHKIVEVIGTGGRVIKDIIERFGVSIDLVRESGMVSVSGSNVENLQGAKAFILQLVESTGAKKEYEKVDWESYMVGERFVGKIKKIVDFGIFVELPRGGDGLIHISKITKDRTQHLSEIFHNVSELECEILSQNKNKVELGLVESSN from the coding sequence ATGCAACGTATTGAACTTGAATTTGACAATCTTAGCGAGCAATATAGTTTTAATTATGTTGCACAAGCTGCAAATGGGGGCATACTTTATCAAAATGGAGGAAGTGTGCTTTTAGCAACTATCTGCACACAAGAGAATGAAAAGTATGATGATGAGTTTTTGCCTTTGAGTGTGCAATATATTGAAAAAACTTACGCAAATAATAAATTTCCATCTGGTTTTATAAAGCGTGAGGGCAAACCAAGCGAGTTTGAGATTCTTACTTCAAGGCTTATTGACCGCACTTTGCGTCCGCTTTTTCCTAAGGGCTATACTTATACGACTTCTATTGTCGTTATGGTTTTAAGTTATGATGGCAAAAGTGATTTGCAGCTTAATGCCCTTAATGCTGCTGCGTGCGCACTTTATGTATCAGATTTGCCACTGCAGAGTTTGCGTGATAAGGCAGTATCAGGGGTGCGTATTGGGCGTAAAGATGGGCATTTTATTATTAACCCCACAATGGAACAACTAGGTGAGAGTGAGCTTGATTTATTTGTTTCAGGGCGGGGCGATGAGCTTCTTATGATTGAAATGAAAAGCATAAGAACTGCAAGCGGAGCAAATGAATTAAGCGAAGAGCATTTGCTTGAGGCTCTTGAATATGCTAAAAATTATCTTAAAAATGCTACACAAACCTATCATCAGCATTTTGCTCCTTATAAAAAACCGCCTTTTGCCTTTGAATCACCCAACAATGAGCTTGATGAGCAGCTATTACATATTATTCAAACGCGTTATCACACTTCTATTACAGAGGCTCTTACACATATGGCAAAATCTGAACGCCACACTCAACTTAAGGCACTGATAAGGCAAGTTGTGCGTGAATGTGAGATTGAAGATGAAAAAAAGGTGCAAGAGCACATTATGGCATATAAGAAAAAGCTTGTGCGTGAGATGATTTTACAATCTCGCATTCGTGCTGATGGACGCGGACTTAAAGATGTGCGCCCTATCAGCATTCAAACAAATATTTTGCCATTTGCGCACGGAAGTGTGCTTTTTACGCGAGGACAAACTCAAGCACTTGTGAGTGCTACCATTGGTGGGGATAATGACGCACAAAATTACGAAATGCTTGGGAGCAAAAATGCACTCAAAAAGCGATTTTTATTTCATTATAATTTCCCTAGTTTTAGTGTAGGTGAAGCAAGTATGATAGGTTCTGTTGGGCGCAGAGAGTTAGGACACGGCAATTTAGCTAAACGCGCTTTGCAATCAAGCGTACAAGAGCAGGATAAAACAATTCGCCTTGTTTCAGAGATTTTAGAATCTAATGGCTCAAGCTCAATGGCAAGTGTATGCGGTGGCTCTTTGGCATTATGTGCGTGTGGCATACAAGTAGAATCTTTGATTGCAGGTGTGGCAATGGGGCTTGTTACACAAGATGAGCAATATGCAATTTTGACAGATATTAGTGGATTAGAAGATCACGATGGTGATATGGACTTTAAGGTAGCTGGGGGATATAAAGGTATTAGTGCGATGCAAATGGATATTAAACTTGGCGGGGTTACACAAGAGATTCTCTCTCAAGCACTCTTTCAAGCAAAAGAGGCAAGGCAGCAGATTTTGGCAATTATGGAAGAAGCTCGCGCAAAGATTGTCCTCAATGATGCAATTTTGCCAAAAAGCGAGAGTTTTATGATTCCTCCGCACAAGATAGTTGAGGTTATTGGCACTGGTGGGAGGGTAATAAAAGATATTATTGAGCGATTTGGAGTAAGCATTGATTTGGTGCGTGAGAGTGGTATGGTGAGCGTGAGCGGGAGTAATGTAGAGAATCTCCAAGGGGCAAAAGCTTTTATTTTGCAGCTTGTGGAAAGCACAGGAGCAAAGAAAGAATATGAAAAAGTAGATTGGGAAAGTTATATGGTAGGTGAGCGATTTGTAGGCAAAATTAAAAAAATTGTTGATTTTGGTATATTTGTTGAGCTGCCACGTGGGGGCGATGGGCTTATTCATATCAGCAAAATCACAAAAGATAGGACACAACATTTAAGTGAGATTTTCCATAATGTAAGTGAGCTAGAATGTGAGATTCTCTCACAAAATAAGAACAAAGTAGAGCTAGGGCTTGTTGAATCTAGCAATTAA
- the rny gene encoding ribonuclease Y, whose amino-acid sequence MGVWYAIGSIIFGLLVGVSVYLISRKIFHSNSQMIIEQAKAKAKAIEYEAQNILQNHHIQMKEEQMRLKQEYEQECATLHKDYESRLAKLDKEESNRYAQLNHQKQEVEKEKQEITELKVRLLRSQGEQDKLKQEYQHIKKEMLNVLSKYAQMTREEATNILLSHLEEELIDEKALLIRQYEKQAYEEAKKKANFVLAQATTRYAGDFATERLVNVINLPNDELKGRIIGKEGRNIKTLETISGVDVIVDDTPGSIILSSFNLYRRAIATKTIEKLVEDGRIQPSRIEEVYERVKDEMDEQMRQDGENIVLDMELGYMHPELKFLLGKMRYRASFGQNALGHSIEVANLAAIIAGELGGDEKLARRAGILHDIGKALTQELGGSHVDLGVEVCTCYKEHPVVINAIKAHHGYEEIQSIECAAVCAADTLSAARPGARREALENFLKRMQDIERIAMDKIGVKQAYAINAGREVRVIVRADLVSDGQSVILARKIAKEIESTLQYPGEIKVSVIRETRAVEFAR is encoded by the coding sequence ATGGGAGTATGGTATGCAATAGGAAGCATAATCTTTGGGTTATTAGTCGGCGTGAGTGTATATCTCATCAGCAGAAAGATATTTCATTCTAATTCGCAAATGATTATTGAGCAGGCTAAAGCTAAGGCTAAGGCGATTGAATATGAGGCGCAAAATATACTTCAAAATCATCATATCCAGATGAAAGAAGAGCAAATGCGCTTAAAGCAAGAATATGAGCAAGAGTGTGCAACATTGCACAAAGATTATGAATCTCGCCTTGCTAAACTTGATAAAGAAGAAAGCAATCGTTATGCGCAACTCAATCATCAAAAGCAAGAGGTAGAAAAAGAAAAGCAAGAAATTACTGAACTTAAAGTGCGCCTTTTGCGCTCTCAAGGAGAGCAAGATAAGCTTAAGCAAGAATATCAGCATATCAAAAAAGAGATGCTTAATGTTCTTTCAAAATATGCTCAAATGACAAGAGAGGAAGCCACGAATATTTTGCTCTCTCATCTTGAAGAGGAGCTTATTGATGAGAAAGCACTTCTTATTCGTCAATATGAAAAACAAGCGTATGAGGAGGCTAAAAAAAAGGCAAATTTTGTTTTGGCTCAAGCTACTACGCGCTATGCGGGAGATTTTGCCACTGAACGATTGGTCAATGTGATTAATCTCCCTAATGATGAGCTTAAAGGTCGCATTATTGGCAAAGAAGGGCGCAATATCAAGACTTTAGAGACAATTAGTGGTGTTGATGTGATTGTTGATGATACACCCGGCAGCATTATTTTAAGTAGTTTTAATCTCTATCGCCGTGCTATTGCAACAAAAACGATAGAGAAACTTGTTGAAGATGGGCGCATTCAGCCCTCACGCATTGAAGAAGTCTATGAACGCGTAAAAGATGAGATGGACGAACAAATGCGTCAAGATGGTGAAAATATCGTGCTTGATATGGAGCTTGGTTATATGCACCCAGAATTGAAATTTTTGCTTGGTAAAATGCGCTATCGTGCGTCATTTGGACAAAATGCACTTGGGCATTCCATTGAGGTAGCTAATCTTGCGGCAATTATTGCAGGTGAGCTCGGAGGTGATGAAAAACTTGCACGAAGGGCTGGAATCTTGCACGATATTGGCAAGGCACTCACACAAGAGCTAGGCGGTAGCCACGTAGATTTGGGCGTAGAAGTCTGCACTTGCTATAAAGAGCACCCTGTGGTTATTAATGCAATTAAAGCCCATCACGGCTATGAGGAGATTCAGAGTATTGAATGCGCAGCAGTATGCGCAGCAGATACACTCTCTGCCGCGCGTCCGGGAGCGAGAAGAGAAGCGTTAGAGAATTTCTTAAAACGTATGCAAGATATTGAACGCATAGCTATGGATAAAATTGGCGTAAAACAAGCGTATGCAATTAATGCAGGACGCGAAGTACGCGTGATTGTGCGTGCAGATTTAGTAAGTGATGGGCAAAGTGTTATCCTTGCGCGAAAAATTGCTAAAGAAATAGAATCTACTTTGCAATATCCCGGAGAAATCAAAGTGAGCGTTATACGAGAAACAAGAGCGGTTGAATTTGCACGATGA
- the ftsY gene encoding signal recognition particle-docking protein FtsY — MISALSKTLQKTTQNITSLLGSKKDKCSKEELEEILIECDLEYELIESLLENLPPYTSRETLNKELLKLLDIKDTSSNLPNIPPKPLVTLIVGVNGAGKTTTIAKLAHLAQTQNKKVMLAAGDTFRVAAIEQLKLWGEKLHIPVIATQHMHDPSAVAFDSINSAIAKNIDELYIDTAGRLHNQTNLNNELLKIVRVSQKALGDKPLRKFLVLDGTQGSSAINQARAFSQNIDFDGIIITKLDGTSKGGALFSIVSELNIPILYIGIGEKADDLVSFDSKEYVRILLDSIYQGN; from the coding sequence ATGATTTCAGCCCTTAGCAAAACGCTTCAAAAAACTACTCAAAATATTACTTCGCTTCTTGGCTCTAAAAAAGACAAATGCTCTAAAGAAGAGCTAGAAGAGATTCTTATTGAATGCGACCTTGAATACGAACTCATAGAATCTTTGCTTGAAAACCTCCCCCCTTACACATCGCGTGAAACATTAAATAAAGAACTTTTAAAATTACTTGATATAAAAGATACTTCATCAAACTTGCCCAATATACCACCCAAGCCTCTTGTAACGCTTATTGTGGGCGTAAATGGTGCAGGCAAAACCACCACGATTGCCAAACTTGCCCACCTTGCCCAAACACAAAACAAAAAAGTAATGCTAGCAGCAGGAGATACATTTCGCGTAGCAGCAATAGAACAACTTAAACTCTGGGGAGAAAAGCTCCATATTCCAGTAATTGCAACCCAACATATGCACGACCCAAGCGCAGTAGCATTTGATAGTATCAATTCTGCAATTGCGAAAAATATTGATGAGCTCTATATAGATACAGCGGGACGCTTACATAACCAAACAAATCTTAACAACGAGCTTTTAAAAATTGTGCGCGTAAGCCAAAAGGCTCTTGGAGACAAACCTTTGCGCAAATTTCTTGTTCTTGATGGCACACAAGGAAGTTCGGCTATAAATCAAGCACGAGCATTTTCACAAAATATTGATTTTGATGGTATCATCATTACAAAGCTTGATGGCACAAGCAAGGGCGGTGCGCTCTTTAGTATCGTAAGCGAACTAAACATTCCCATTTTATACATTGGTATAGGCGAAAAAGCAGATGATCTTGTTTCTTTTGATTCTAAAGAATATGTCAGAATCTTACTTGATAGCATTTATCAAGGAAATTAA
- a CDS encoding TlpA family protein disulfide reductase, whose product MKIAQILNIGHIAPSLMGLLLIAMLGACSDEGDRDKDVFGFEGNKDEILSIEVTNTQNESLRFKTNQTQSIFKSETQRPTLLFFISKDCIQCQNELLHILDLYNKYQEFISIIAISPKDDIAHLQQEIDTLNPQFKLYAPTDNKNLLNFLNKDDKQSYIALYDTQGEKVIDYVGLVPEEMIELDIRYQIQDQLDAKAQSEMQNLTPQEQEDMENIPTQEAQ is encoded by the coding sequence ATGAAAATAGCACAGATTCTCAATATTGGGCATATTGCACCCTCGCTTATGGGGCTTTTATTAATTGCGATGTTAGGAGCGTGTAGTGATGAAGGTGATAGAGACAAAGATGTTTTTGGCTTTGAGGGAAATAAAGATGAGATTTTGAGCATTGAAGTTACAAATACTCAAAATGAATCTTTACGTTTTAAGACAAATCAAACTCAAAGCATTTTTAAAAGTGAAACACAACGTCCTACTTTGCTCTTTTTTATTTCTAAAGATTGTATTCAATGCCAAAATGAATTGCTCCATATTTTGGATTTATATAACAAATATCAAGAATTTATCTCTATCATCGCTATTAGCCCAAAAGATGATATTGCGCATCTTCAGCAAGAAATTGATACTCTCAACCCGCAGTTTAAGCTTTATGCTCCCACAGATAATAAAAATCTACTTAATTTTCTTAATAAAGATGACAAGCAAAGCTATATTGCACTCTATGATACACAAGGGGAAAAAGTCATTGATTATGTAGGACTTGTGCCAGAAGAGATGATAGAGCTTGATATACGTTATCAGATTCAAGACCAGCTTGATGCAAAAGCCCAAAGCGAGATGCAAAATCTCACTCCACAAGAACAAGAAGATATGGAAAATATCCCAACACAAGAAGCGCAATGA
- a CDS encoding DUF2972 domain-containing protein — MLFLIFISHNPHKFGVYKILKRFHIVTTHNPTLVFISQYYEEINSWIESIEFKEQYLETNHPYPPMLNPKRLSARNSKNKEQESLESKSIVEIQPYPNLSYNNLSAQIAWDLNLPLPPYYQFVYWGSHGTGNTGLHTFLNYCGMSSCCYERGGANIYKGYFKQIINHYNEQRKYIYLAIRIYIEDEKFYALISNVPSLNLVRDPISMLKHYMGVKRATNKQCRTITLLTNPDEICQNLVQYGNGAKYPPLELSEYWINFKYMCFHDTQLKNALINLQDSIIIDMSEIVGERAFETIKRLSQSLGFPAPKEEERERFKENISQYNALLPLSLFIKSKKKNIYIYLMDKVYKDDKVYQNLTPFLFNQDCFYDRIIVCANKKDFEILKQDTKILEEVKDYLLRFIQRLQEQKNIEDTKKITESQVLEYLREHKDLRIRFKHILDEHLAYIKKERPDIVESWKYYQEFERMCEE, encoded by the coding sequence ATGCTCTTTCTTATCTTTATATCTCATAATCCTCATAAATTTGGTGTGTATAAGATTCTAAAGAGATTTCATATTGTAACTACTCATAATCCAACTTTAGTTTTTATCTCTCAATATTATGAGGAGATTAACTCTTGGATAGAATCCATTGAGTTTAAAGAGCAATACCTTGAAACAAATCACCCTTATCCCCCAATGCTAAATCCTAAAAGATTGAGTGCAAGAAATTCTAAGAACAAAGAACAAGAAAGTTTAGAATCCAAAAGTATAGTGGAGATACAACCCTATCCCAATCTAAGCTATAACAATCTCTCTGCACAAATTGCTTGGGATTTGAACTTGCCTCTGCCTCCGTATTATCAATTTGTATATTGGGGAAGTCACGGCACGGGAAATACAGGATTACATACATTCTTAAACTATTGTGGAATGAGTAGTTGTTGCTATGAGCGAGGGGGAGCTAACATATATAAAGGATATTTTAAACAAATAATCAATCATTATAATGAGCAAAGAAAATATATTTATCTTGCTATAAGAATCTATATTGAAGATGAGAAATTTTATGCTTTGATTTCTAATGTGCCTTCATTAAATTTGGTGCGAGACCCTATAAGTATGTTAAAGCATTATATGGGAGTAAAAAGAGCCACAAATAAACAATGTCGCACTATTACTTTATTAACAAACCCTGATGAAATCTGTCAAAATCTCGTGCAATATGGCAATGGTGCTAAATATCCTCCACTTGAGCTAAGTGAATATTGGATAAATTTTAAATATATGTGTTTCCACGACACCCAACTCAAAAATGCTTTGATTAATCTTCAAGATTCTATTATTATAGATATGTCTGAAATTGTAGGAGAGAGAGCCTTTGAAACAATAAAAAGATTATCTCAAAGCTTAGGATTCCCTGCACCAAAAGAAGAGGAGAGGGAGAGGTTTAAAGAAAATATTTCACAATATAATGCACTACTCCCCTTAAGTCTTTTTATCAAATCCAAAAAGAAAAATATATATATTTATCTTATGGATAAAGTGTATAAAGATGACAAAGTGTATCAAAACCTCACTCCCTTTCTTTTTAACCAAGATTGCTTTTATGACAGAATCATTGTATGTGCAAATAAAAAAGACTTTGAGATTCTAAAACAAGATACAAAGATATTAGAGGAAGTTAAAGATTATCTTTTAAGATTTATTCAAAGATTACAAGAGCAAAAAAACATAGAGGATACAAAGAAAATTACAGAATCTCAAGTGCTAGAGTATTTAAGAGAACATAAAGATTTAAGGATAAGATTTAAACATATCTTAGATGAGCATTTGGCGTATATTAAAAAAGAGCGTCCTGATATTGTGGAATCGTGGAAATATTATCAAGAATTTGAGAGAATGTGTGAGGAGTGA